The DNA sequence AGTGACTGAAACAAAATTAGAAAAAGGCCTGCTGTTCTCTCTTGGGATTGTGACACAGTTTCTTTTAAAGTAGGACATAAAAAGTGTGTAACCCATTTTTTTGAAGTCTCACCAATTTGGCAAGTTTAAGTTTATGTTTGACAGGAATTCTGCCACCTTTATTTTCCACGGCATCACACTGCACAGGCTGCAGATATTCTATCTACCATGTAAAGGGGATTCCGAGATAATGAGTCTGTGTACTGTGCTGTATTGTATTGTGCGAGTGTAGATTAGAGACGCTTGGGATGGTGGGTTCCATGTCTCAGCAGGTCACAGATGATCAGATTAGCTAAAGCAGAGCTCCACTTGGATTAAAGATGACCAGCTCTTCAAAACTGCAGGGCCATAACCTTTCACAAGTGATGATGATCTGGATCAGTCACTCGGAGGGTTTCCATCCACCTATTTTTATGAGAACTTTCAAGGATTGTGAAAATATAGCTGCTGGAAAGGGTGGAGTTTTAAGCATATCAAAAGAAGGAAAATGCACATTTTGGCAATAGAAACAAGTTTTGCAAATTAGGATCAGATACCACTTCACATGTTTTGACCAGATATTATGCCACATGTTCATATTGTAGTCACAACAATGGTGGTGATTAAGATATTTTGGTGattatattttttcatattaaaagtgtttttttacCTGGTTAGGTCACCTTTATTGACTTGTTTTTAGCCACTGATCAACATTATCCATTACAAGCTTAAATGGAAGCAGTAAGCATTTGGTGATCAGGTCTTCCGGATCGTCACAGTTTCCTGCGGTTCAAGAGTCCTTACCATCTCAAATCTGCATTTCACTTAAAACGAAACACAATCTTTtagaagaagctttttttttttctttcttgtttgGAGAATGAAGCGAAACACTGTCCGTGTGCATCCAGTACCTGACTACTTTCGGGGTAGTATCCTGGCTGGAGCAATATGATTCTTTTAAACTCACAGCAAAGTGAGTTTGTCACCTGTTTTACTGCATTGCATTCACTTTATACAGTAATTACTTTGTGCGTTCCATCTTACATCCGGATAAGATACACAAGTTAGAAGGTAGCATTAATGTATACGTAATGAAATTTGTGAGTAAGCAGAAGTATTTATTTGAATATTCAAATTCATTCATAGTATTTGAATTtaatcattcattcatcatcTATAGCATTTGTCTATAGTCAGGggtaaaggttttttttttttttccataattaaACTCATCCTTGCATGCCAATTTATACACAGTCCAGCGCAACAGAAACCAAAAGTGCTCCCATATGGTTGGAAGCTTTGAATAGCCCAAGACCCGGCCGGTTCATTAACTGATTACGTTGCTTGGCAAGATTTTTGTCGTCCATGTAATGTATGAAAAGTCCGCAAAAGGTGTGGGGAATTGATTTTCCGAAAGTGAGAAATTGGAACAGTTGTCGAGGGCCATACTTACACGCTAACCTCAATTGTGTTCCATTTTAATTTAGTCCATCTATCCTTCTATCTTCTGAACCACTTATCCTCACCAGGGTCGCGAGCatgctggagcttatcccagcagtcatcaagcAAGAGTTGGAAACTGATCGGCAACCATTATAATTGAATGCGATAACAGCATACAAAGAACTAATTGGTTCATTTCAATGAGCTGCTACTTGGGAAATTAGGATCATCAAATGTTAAATAATATGTTAAGCAGTAATTAAAATTACATTCATTAATGTGACTTGGGAAGACTGACTGTAGCCTGATGCTACAGTCAGTCCCTCGTCGCTCCGCTAGTGCCTTAGCAGGCCAGAGGATAGAGTCAGCATTGAAGGCAAAATGCAAATTGTTAGTGGTGAAGGGAGGGACCCACAACTGAAGCACTATTCTGCAGGCTTGCTAGAAGACTGGCCTTCTGTGTGTGAGCCACCCACAGATTTTCAGCACTTATCACTCCAACCATTCAGATAGACTGATGAAGGAGGCGGAGATGTTTTGTACCACACATGAAGATGTCAAGGTCAAGTCCAAACTAGGGATGTCAAATCTGTGCAAGGAGTGTCGGGGTGAAAGGAGCACGTAAACAGTGCGGCAGCTAGCAAAGGATGTTTCTTGCGCAAGGGATACTTGACCTTTTGCAATCTATTTAGAGGCTAGAACTATTACCACTGCACAAAATTATGaggtgcattattttttttgcagttagTATGGCTGACCGCCGACTAAACCTCTGATAATGAGCTTTATTACTAATCCCAGACAGCCAAAAGTAAAGCAGTCACCATGCAGTAAATGTTTGTACTCTTAGATGTTGAACAGGCAGGCATGATGTGGGTAATGTCTGCATTCCCTACGATCCAAAATAGCGTTTAACACCTCCCTCtcggatgaatgaatgaatcatttTACATGAGTGGTTGCATTGTCATTTCATGAGTACTCTGTCTGCCGGAATCACACAATTTAGATATATCACCTCACTTTGTGTCCTCTCAAGTTTTGGGGCTTTTCTTAGAATGAAATACTAAGTAGTTTCAATTACGCTATGTTGACACCCTGAATAGAGAGACAAAACTTGCCACAAGGACAAAATAGATAAACCTAATTATAGTAAAAATCAAGTGAGAAAGGCAGAAAGTTTGAAACAAAGTAAGGAGTGTGGCTCTGCAGTGTGACCGTTCATTTTAATGTGTCCATTTTTCGAATTTCCGCGCAAACATTGTATTCCTTTATGACATGGCCGCtttgtttgtgagtgtgtgtccgTCCTCAAGCATGGCAGTGTTGGTGTGCGTGGGTGATGCGTGTTGTGATCCAGGCATTTAATATGCATGTGTGGGCAGGTGTGAGTTGGTTCATGTGAGGCATataaaggaggaggtttgagcaGCTCACTGCGGGGTGTAGAGGTCAGTAAGGATGAGTCGCTTCATCATTACAGAAACATTGCAGCTCTCTCTGCACGCCACCGGCTTTgaggcactcacacctaggtttTAGTCTTAGCGATATAGTCCTATTGATTTACTTTGGGgtggaaaatatatatatatcaacatTGCCAAATAAGTAATGTTTTGTGGAGTTGGTTACAAtttgaaaacaattttttttttttaggtttttctTGTTAGTCATTTTCCTTGCTGGAAGCCATGAGTCTTCTATGATTAAAGCTCAGTACTCAACATAGCTGACAGCATGTATGTAAACAGGTTGCGGGGGGAAAATAATTTGGATCTGGCATTCTTCCTTTGGACGTATTCCATTTCTGTATCTTTCCTATGAAGCAGTTAAAAAAAGCCCCTTAATCTCGCTACAAGTGCTCGTTGAGATGGTCTGAATTGTATTATAAAATTCAACAAATAAATATCTCTGGAAAGGAGCTAGACGTGATTCATCTTGCTCTTCCTGCAATGACGAAGACAGCAGGAACAGCGTCTTAGCAACACAGCTTCTGAGTTGTGATTCTCATCACGCTTGGCTTTGGCTCCGCCCCTCACAAGATGTGCTATGTCATAGCCAGCATGTTGCTCTCAGCGCTGTCGTGTCCCTCTGACAACCTCGACTCACATTCACTTCTTCATAACCTTTATTTTCTTAAGTTCTGCTCGCAGTTGGCGCTGCATCAAAGACCCATATTGTCTTAGATAATGCAATGAACATTTCAATGGTCATAATTATTAGGTAGGATTGCGATATTGCTACAAGAAGTGAAAGAGAGAAATAGAGAAACAGATCCTTAAATCCCCAAAGTCTATGCACTTTTTGGtaatgatgggcaaatgaagcttcaagatgattcatgaaccCATTGTTGTTTACTtagacctctagatggcactctcaGTTCACCGAAGAGCTGAAAGTCCAccgacttgccatttcttaaaatcctcactttaaaccaacattgccatctagaggagccaaagaatacaacaactggttcatgaagcttcattttcccatcactacttTTTGGACATAAGCGGTAGTGAACAGCAGAAATCATTATGAATGCAAAACCCCACCAAATGCATCGTTAAATGTGATCAATGATGCAAAGAATATTAATCGTTTCTGCGCTCCACAGCAAATGTTTTCCTCATTATTTACACAAAATACTGAGCCCCTGTCATCCTTTTCAGGGCCGTTGCACGCGAGAAAACTGCAAGTACCTGCACCCGCCCGCTCACCTGAAAACCCAGCTGGAGATCAACGGACGCAATAACCTGATCCAGCAGAAGACAGCGGCTGCTATGCTGGCCCATCAGATGCAGTTTATGATTCCCGGCACTACCATGCAACCTATGGTCAGTGCTGCTTAAAGGAAATGACCTCTTTTTGTTTCGCTGTTTCCATTCTGCTTTATGGCTGTGGCTAAATGAACGAGTGTTAATTGTCTTTCTCTTGCAGCAGACTTTTCCAGTCAGCCAGGGTCTCGGCTCCAGTGCAGGTTTGAGCTACACGCCATACCTGACCCCCATGTCGCACAGTATGGGCCTGGTACCCACAGAGATCTTGCCCAGCACACCCATGATTGTCCCAGGCAGCCCTCCTGCGTCATTGGCTACTGCTTCATCAGCCAACCAAAAATTATTGCGAACAGACAAGCTGGAGGTAACCCGTTTCAATATTCCTTCTGTCTTAAGAGGTCTTGTTAGTGTCAAAGACCAACCTGTATTTACTTGgctcaaaaaaaaactttttaggaACCTAAATTATCAGCATAAATCGGTCCGAAATCTGATCTGATCTTCATTTAACTTCCAGTTTCCAAAAGCTTgtataatatattattttttcctattttaattatttctttTATATCATTTACAACATTTTGACAGCATACAAGAACATTCACAGTCTCCACACAGGCAGCAATTAGACGACTTTCTTTAACATGGATCCAATCAAAAATTCTACCTTGACAAAGATAATTATGATCAATTTTAATCAACACTGTCATCGAGGTATTCCCTTAACAGTCTTATGTTTATGACCTTTTAAAAATATGCGATCCTCTCTATAAAACGTAATGAATAAAAGTATTGGGATTATGCGGTTATATTTACATACTACTGGCAGACAATACTGAATGAGAAGACGCTAATTGTCAGGGGGAAGGGCCGTGTTTTTCCACTTCAACCTTTAGAAGGATAAACAATTGTCATCTCCATCTGAGATATACAGTTCTGTTGGTGATGCGTAGGCGTATGCCTCGATGTGTTTGTCTTCACGGGTGCTATCACTTAGCAACTACTGTAAATGAAGCTCACTAATGAAACAGCATCCCTCCGAGACATGTATGAACGAACTCCCACGCGGATCGTTCGTGAACACGATTTAAAAGGAAAATGCAAATCCATAAAGTGATCAATGGTATGATGTATTGTTGCAGTTTTTGCAAGCATTAACCTTTTTTACCTCTCTGTCAATTCCTGTATCTTTTCATATTTGTATGCGTGTTCAGGTTTGTCGTGAGTTCCAGCGGGGCAACTGTGCTCGAGGCGAGACCGACTGCCGCTTTGCCCACCCGTGTGACAGCCCCATGATCGACACCAGTGACAATACGGTCACTGTCTGCATGGACTACATCAAAAGCCGTTGTTCCCGTGAGAAGTGCAAGTACTTCCACCCGCCGGCCCATCTGCAGGCTAAGATCAAGGCTACCCAACACCAAGCCAACCAGACGGCAGTGGCTGCCCAAGCCGTCGCTACGACAGCGGCCATGGTGAGAACGCAGTCTCGATTCACAAATGTTTGCCATTGCAATAGAGCGTAGCTTTGTGATATAAAACATATAGAAGCTATACTGTACAGTGGGGCTGCACAAAAATATTGTTGTCGCGATAACGGTACATGCAAAGACCTGCAAGAAATTTCAAATGGAATTTTTGCTTTAATGCATCAAACGTAGACCAATCAGATGCATCCACATTGTTATCCAGTAAGAGATCGGTATCTAGGGGTGTTACTAACAGTTAATGCgctaacataaaaaaatatatatatttctttcaCTTGATCATAAAAGTGTCATTTCTTTGGGTACATGTCCAAGTCGCATCAGTTGCGCAATACTCGACACCCATATTGCATGCTTTTCCGAAATCGTGCAGCCCTACTGTACAGTGGAAAAGTCGTTTTGTTTGATTAATTTTTATGACAGAATTAATATTGACATAATTAAACAGTACAAAAGCGGTTCAAATAAGAGATGGATAGATATTAGGATCTTGGATCATGCAAAAGATACAGAAATAATTTCAAGAATCCATAAGTAAGTACTTTTAGAGGATTTCATGTTCCCTTTTGGGTGTCACTGATTATGAAAATTGAAGAATCATAATAACACCAGCTTCATCAACACACatatgttcatttttttaaccTAGCCTTATTATGGAATTTTATAAAATAACAATGCGGGCCATTTGCACAGTAATGTACGCAGCATTCACATGGTAACAGATGCATCATCGCCTTTAAATTGAATAcattctctctcacacacacatgggccGTTCATTTGTGATGCCCCCACAGTAACATTAAATGTGGAGCCCTGTTTTGTCATTACTGTATCAAGCACCCGCCCACCTCTGCAAGTTCATTCCAGTAGGTTCCAGTGTACAGTCCACTGACAATGATCCTCCCAAAGTGAGGTCCTTTCAAAAATAACACTGCATAAACAATCTGGGCATTTTTTTATTGTACAACGCCCTTGGGTTCAGACAGTACATAAagcaccccccacccctcccgttACCACTCCCTGTTCTTGATGAGTTCAGCTCTCAGCAGTTCAGTACTAATGAAATCAAGGATGGATGAGAAAGTCACATCACTTCCCCCAGCTAGGCTGGCCAACAGACAGGTGGAAATGTTGGCAAAATGGTGGACATGCGTGTGTTAGCGTCACCCCCGCCCTCTCCCAGGCTCCTTATAGCGCTCCCGTTAGCCGCTGCACTTTCTTTAACACCTGTCTGTTTTTCCCTGCCCGGCACGTTAACTCACTGGCAAACGTCATTGCTGCTTTGCTCTCCCTGTCCCCGTCCTCCATCATGAGCtaggccaggggtgtcaaactcatttttttcacgggccgcattgtagtcatagcttctttcggagggccattatgactgtcaacccaaataaatgtatgagcacctcatattatatacagtaaaagctacaaaacaaactgacaactcgttttcaaatcaaacgaataaaaactggtcaaatatttttaaaaaaagatattaaaagtgaagacaaggggcacttctagtaatgacacacgaatttgatgctcaatttgtctttgcgggccacataaaatgacgtgacgggccgtatctggcccccgggcctcgggtttgacaccagtgggctAGGCAAAGCGGCTGGAACACGAAATccaaagccaaggccaaagCGGTGACCCGTCGGTGCAATCTATTTGCACAGTCCCTTTGCTCATTAAGTCCCTCATTTCTGTTCATCCTCTCCACTTTACAACGTGGTTCTCATGTGCCCCATCTTATCAACTTGAATTGTATATTCAGCCAGCCGCAGTTAGATGCCGTGCTGGAGGTGAGTGAGGTTAACCTTGGGTTGAGTTGTTTAGTCAGCACCTTTCATCCAATTGTCTTTGAGCCAGAGCCATGAAACCATTATTACTTTGCCGTTGTAAAGGTCACTATCCATAGATCACGTTAGTAATCTAAAACAGGAAAACGAAAGTGGATTTTTTCTGTTTTGGGTGTCGTTTGAGTGTGCCACAGTCTTTGTCGCTTGCCAAGAGCTCGCTCATACGCAGTGGTGTGCTGCCGCCTTTGCTTCTCATTTCATGGCCGAGCTCCATCCTCCATTATGAACTAATGTCACTGTTTATTCATGCCACAGCACATCAGTACGATATTGTGATGCAATTTGCACACAACACATCAAGGAGTCCGGACGGACCCCCTTTTGAATTCCATCTCTTTTAGATGGGGTCATCATTGCACGGCCAACTTTGTCTTGCTACTTGATAGAACTTTGATACTGCCGCCCAAATATTTCTTGGAGAATAAACAGCGCTCCACATGAAATGATTGAATTAAATCACAATCAAGTACATGCTGCGGGATGGCTTGAACAAACAACTACCTCACATCAtccaaaaaaacaatttaattcagTTTTGTATTCATCCTGATGCATTTTGTCGCTGTCAAAAGTTGTAGTTAGTCTCGCCACTAAATTGTTTGTCCAGTCGTATTGACCGACAACAGCCTCGCTTTTGTCACTCTAAATGTTAACTAATTCAAAAAGTAGCAAATGTTTAGTAGACCAAAGAGTTTTTTGTTGATGTGCATGCCTATTGTTTTGTATGCGGTATACTTGCATTcagattcttttttgtttttgtttttttccttctcacCTATCCACAATGCAATGCCGTCCCCCATGATGCACCTCTGCTTGCTGTTACCTGTATGTTAATACGCTTGATCCCATTGGCCCACTGCCATCATGTGCTCGCTGCCTGCTAATTAAAGACTCAGTCGACTGCCAAAGCAATGAAGCGACCCCTCGAGGCAACTGTAGACCTGGTACTTTGACCTTTcaccttttgctttgcatgtagCTTCTTTAATTGTACTGTAGCCACTCACAAAGTTTAAGTTGGCTCTTTTGCTTTTGTGAAACGCTGTAATGCACTTGGAACTTTCATAGTCTATTAACGTACACCAGTGGCAATTGCAGCTTTATATTAATGAAAAGAGTTTAATGATAAAATTATTCTATCTGTACAATTTTCTGAATATTCTTGCTAGGGTGTAGTTTCTTGTCCATTTTTTGCCTTTATACGTTGAGCATAATCAGACTGTAGAGTTGCAAGTTCCTTGTTGATTTTTCCTCGTATAAATGGTGTGCTCGTGTTTGTTTTTCCCGGTGGCCAGGCGTTTCCCCACAGCGTCCTTCAGCCACTACCAAAGAGAGCGGCACTGGAGAAGAGCAATGGTGCAAACTCCGTATTTAACCCCAGTGTCTTGCACTATCAGCAGGCTCTGGCCAACGCACAGCTCCAACAGCATGCTTTCTTTCCCACAGGTAAGTGAAGACAGGGTAGATGAGTTACTATGGGCCATTTTGGTGGAAACTGGAGAgtcaattaactcattcagttaaaatggatctttgacgtctatatccACCAATGGCGGTGAATGAGTAAATTAGGGCTTGAATGTCGTGTCTCTGAAGCTACTGATAGCGTTATCATGTCAAGTATCTCGAGGGCCATCGTGAGTTTTCATTTCAACACTATGAGCTCAGTTGCGCCCTTCGTAGAAGTCTCACCTTGATGGTCCAGCTGAGTCAGCTATTCTGAACTGTGGCTAAAACATGAGCCTGTAAGCACGCCCATCTGCAATCAGGTTTGTGTTGTGGGTGATGGGTGGGCTTTTGGTGGACTAATATCAGGTTCCCTGTGATATTATGTATGAGAAGAAAGCACCATCTTCATTTTCAAGTATGGCTGCAGAttggatttaaaatataatATTCAAACGTCTTGTACAGATCTATAACTAAAGGAGCTGTTTAAGTCACCTTAGCTAAATGATGAGGCTTGGCCTTGCTGATGTTTGGCTGCACATTTTGTTGCTAATCGACTTGGTCAGCGGGAACCCCTCTGCTTGCATTCCATCAACACTGTAACTTTGTCTAATCTGTGGCTCTCCTCTATGTCAATTAATTCATACGCCCTCCCCACTCCCTCTTTTCTCTTTGCATGAAAACACCAGGGTCAGTCCTGTGCATGACGCCTGCTAGCAGTCTTGGTAGGTTCTGGCCTTCACTTACGTTTTGTTTCTCCTTTTAGCTCACACTCGGCACCCACGCACACATTCACTACATGGAACAACTGCGGATGATAATTGCATGTTGTTGGACTATTTCATTTCAGTGTAAACCAAACGTCAAGTGgtcgtattgttttgttttaaacacaGAGACGCTGCCTTGTTATGTTGTTGATCGGAGAACTTCAATTAGATACTCATCCACTTAGCTTTCTTGGGGCAGgatgggaataaaaaaaatgtccacgCTAACAAATCATGAGTAAAGGCTGAATGAAGCAGAATTTTTAGAAAGATGAGCTGGAGGGTATTCCAGAAAGCAGGTTCTCTGAGGATGATAAGACTGAAATCAGGGTTGCTAGTTCCAAGAAGAGAACTAGTAAGTGAAACTCTTGAGTCACTCATGGCAACTGACTCAGTCCTCGATCCTAACTTGTGATTGTAATCTGCTTGTCTCCTCTTTTATcctcatggttttttttttctcttgttttcttttctgtccTCTTCCTCGCTTTGCCTTGTGAATGGTTGCATGCCATCTGCTGGTGTAACCCTAACGACGGCTTGCTGGCTCACTGTAACATCCGCCGCCGCCATTACCACCGCCATCTgcgacaacaacaaacaaacaacaacactgacaCGCACGTGACACGCCTGTTTCCATGACTGTCATACTGCACCAACTCCTGCGCTCTCGCCCTGCTCTTTCTCATCCTCAaaacaaagtcccaatgatgtacaGTGCTACGCCTGCTACTGTCTCTGCAGCAACAACTCCAGCCACAAGTGTCCCCTACGCAGCAACAGCTCAAGCCAATCAGGTTTGCTCTTTTTAAAGCTTTCTTTCATCAGTCCCCGGAGCTCTGAAGAAGTCTTGCCCTCAAATACAAAGTGGTCGTAATGCCACGCCAAGCCCCTCCTTCTCTTCCACCATTTTGGTGCCACTCAAGCAAGTGGGAGTCTCCCAGGGAGCAAAGGAGCCTCCTGCACGGCCTATTAAATTTCCCGAGAAATGCTTTGGCGCTTTGGTCAAGTACTTCTTCAGAGCTCCCACATTTGCAATGTAGTAGTTGCGCTATGTAGCACCACTTCCTGGTTCTgttctgcatgttttttttttttttagttttcacGTCTCTGATTGTCCAATACTTTACTCCCCTCCATCTTACAGCAGGGGAATCACTTGTTATTGCTTGTGTGCTACGCAACCACACAGAGTTAGCACATTCATATACATACATTCGGGACATTCTGGTTTCAAACTTGCTCTGCGCTATAAATAGTGTGACATCATAGCAGTGCAACATCACTTGCCAAGTGCTGACATTATTCCTGGCAAGCAATACAAACAGCAAAAATTACTTTTGCGGACAGAATCCACAGTAATTTTAAATGTTGCTTtttcctttcttcttcttccactgttacatttaattgtgacataaaACAGTGACAGTCGTCAGTCACCACAGACTGTAATGTGTTGCtattaaaacaacaaagaagTCAGAATATTATCCAGAACACTTTATCATTATGGTTAAAACTAAAGCTAGTAGTAGCCCGAGGATGAATTTACATTGCATGGTTGAAGTGACAGTCCCAATTTTTTGCTCAATTGGGATATACGTACATGGTGGCAGcgcaaagagaaaaagaaaatacatggATTCAAAGATGTCCTCATTTCAGAATCAGGCCGCCTTCATATGAGGATATAAATCTGCTAACCACTCAGATATCTGCCAGTCCAAGCGCCAGTGGAGCATTAACACAGACCGGATACAAACCAGCAATGCAAGCTTGACCTCATCCGTCTGTTCTGTTGAGTGACGTAAACTACTCTTTCCCAAATTTCATTGTACCAAGGCGCATATTTCACATTGGG is a window from the Syngnathus scovelli strain Florida chromosome 2, RoL_Ssco_1.2, whole genome shotgun sequence genome containing:
- the LOC125988541 gene encoding muscleblind-like protein 2a isoform X6 is translated as MALNIASIRDTKWLTLEVCRQFQRGTCSRSDEECKFAHPSKSCQVENGRVIACFDSLKGRCTRENCKYLHPPAHLKTQLEINGRNNLIQQKTAAAMLAHQMQFMIPGTTMQPMQTFPVSQGLGSSAGLSYTPYLTPMSHSMGLVPTEILPSTPMIVPGSPPASLATASSANQKLLRTDKLEVCREFQRGNCARGETDCRFAHPCDSPMIDTSDNTVTVCMDYIKSRCSREKCKYFHPPAHLQAKIKATQHQANQTAVAAQAVATTAAMTQSTAKAMKRPLEATVDLAFPHSVLQPLPKRAALEKSNGANSVFNPSVLHYQQALANAQLQQHAFFPTVPMMYSATPATVSAATTPATSVPYAATAQANQNQAAFI
- the LOC125988541 gene encoding muscleblind-like protein 2a isoform X12; this encodes MALNIASIRDTKWLTLEVCRQFQRGTCSRSDEECKFAHPSKSCQVENGRVIACFDSLKGRCTRENCKYLHPPAHLKTQLEINGRNNLIQQKTAAAMLAHQMQFMIPGTTMQPMQTFPVSQGLGSSAGLSYTPYLTPMSHSMGLVPTEILPSTPMIVPGSPPASLATASSANQKLLRTDKLEVCREFQRGNCARGETDCRFAHPCDSPMIDTSDNTVTVCMDYIKSRCSREKCKYFHPPAHLQAKIKATQHQANQTAVAAQAVATTAAMTQSTAKAMKRPLEATVDLAFPHSVLQPLPKRAALEKSNGANSVFNPSVLHYQQALANAQLQQHAFFPTATTPATSVPYAATAQANQNQAAFI
- the LOC125988541 gene encoding muscleblind-like protein 2a isoform X7, with protein sequence MALNIASIRDTKWLTLEVCRQFQRGTCSRSDEECKFAHPSKSCQVENGRVIACFDSLKGRCTRENCKYLHPPAHLKTQLEINGRNNLIQQKTAAAMLAHQMQFMIPGTTMQPMQTFPVSQGLGSSAGLSYTPYLTPMSHSMGLVPTEILPSTPMIVPGSPPASLATASSANQKLLRTDKLEVCREFQRGNCARGETDCRFAHPCDSPMIDTSDNTVTVCMDYIKSRCSREKCKYFHPPAHLQAKIKATQHQANQTAVAAQAVATTAAMTQSTAKAMKRPLEATVDLAFPHSVLQPLPKRAALEKSNGANSVFNPSVLHYQQALANAQLQQHAFFPTVPMMYSATPATVSAATTPATSVPYAATAQANQIILK
- the LOC125988541 gene encoding muscleblind-like protein 2a isoform X11, whose amino-acid sequence is MALNIASIRDTKWLTLEVCRQFQRGTCSRSDEECKFAHPSKSCQVENGRVIACFDSLKGRCTRENCKYLHPPAHLKTQLEINGRNNLIQQKTAAAMLAHQMQFMIPGTTMQPMQTFPVSQGLGSSAGLSYTPYLTPMSHSMGLVPTEILPSTPMIVPGSPPASLATASSANQKLLRTDKLEVCREFQRGNCARGETDCRFAHPCDSPMIDTSDNTVTVCMDYIKSRCSREKCKYFHPPAHLQAKIKATQHQANQTAVAAQAVATTAAMAFPHSVLQPLPKRAALEKSNGANSVFNPSVLHYQQALANAQLQQHAFFPTGSVLCMTPASSLVPMMYSATPATVSAATTPATSVPYAATAQANQNQAAFI
- the LOC125988541 gene encoding muscleblind-like protein 2a isoform X14, with the translated sequence MALNIASIRDTKWLTLEVCRQFQRGTCSRSDEECKFAHPSKSCQVENGRVIACFDSLKGRCTRENCKYLHPPAHLKTQLEINGRNNLIQQKTAAAMLAHQMQFMIPGTTMQPMQTFPVSQGLGSSAGLSYTPYLTPMSHSMGLVPTEILPSTPMIVPGSPPASLATASSANQKLLRTDKLEVCREFQRGNCARGETDCRFAHPCDSPMIDTSDNTVTVCMDYIKSRCSREKCKYFHPPAHLQAKIKATQHQANQTAVAAQAVATTAAMAFPHSVLQPLPKRAALEKSNGANSVFNPSVLHYQQALANAQLQQHAFFPTVPMMYSATPATVSAATTPATSVPYAATAQANQNQAAFI
- the LOC125988541 gene encoding muscleblind-like protein 2a isoform X15, with product MALNIASIRDTKWLTLEVCRQFQRGTCSRSDEECKFAHPSKSCQVENGRVIACFDSLKGRCTRENCKYLHPPAHLKTQLEINGRNNLIQQKTAAAMLAHQMQFMIPGTTMQPMQTFPVSQGLGSSAGLSYTPYLTPMSHSMGLVPTEILPSTPMIVPGSPPASLATASSANQKLLRTDKLEVCREFQRGNCARGETDCRFAHPCDSPMIDTSDNTVTVCMDYIKSRCSREKCKYFHPPAHLQAKIKATQHQANQTAVAAQAVATTAAMAFPHSVLQPLPKRAALEKSNGANSVFNPSVLHYQQALANAQLQQHAFFPTATTPATSVPYAATAQANQNQAAFI